A region of Rhizobium grahamii DNA encodes the following proteins:
- a CDS encoding DUF423 domain-containing protein: MTMNERVAPLLYIFAGLFGFAGVALAAAAAHGGGDAHLVSSASAMCLAHAPALLALAIGIDKLRTAWVAGVLLAIGTLLFAGDLTMARYAGSGLFPMAAPTGGFAMMFGWLAVAVGAFIRKRA; the protein is encoded by the coding sequence ATGACCATGAACGAGCGCGTCGCGCCGCTTCTCTATATCTTCGCCGGCCTGTTCGGCTTTGCGGGCGTGGCGCTCGCCGCCGCTGCCGCTCATGGAGGCGGCGATGCCCACCTCGTCTCGTCAGCCTCGGCGATGTGCCTTGCGCATGCCCCTGCCCTTCTGGCGCTGGCAATCGGCATCGACAAGCTCAGAACGGCATGGGTGGCAGGCGTTCTGCTCGCTATCGGCACCCTGCTTTTCGCGGGCGACCTGACGATGGCGCGATACGCCGGATCCGGCCTCTTCCCGATGGCGGCCCCCACCGGCGGCTTTGCGATGATGTTTGGCTGGCTTGCCGTCGCGGTCGGCGCATTCATCCGCAAGCGGGCATAA
- a CDS encoding aspartyl/asparaginyl beta-hydroxylase domain-containing protein, which translates to MTDGTADATLSQASHSKTDGQAFGTSGIAPMGRPSAVTRFFMGIVAWAEKLNFKYAKLGNPPVYENATFPWAAEVEKAWPEIRSELDRVLVRQSELPTFQDISTDVKTISTDSGWKTFFLLGFGVKAEQNIAACPKTWEAVQKIPGLKTAMFSIFEPGKHLPAHRGPYNGVLRLHVGMIVPEPADKLAIRVKDQICHWQEGKALIFDDAYEHEAWNHTDKTRVVLFVDFVKPLKFPARFVNWALMNLAVFTPFIREGLDNHKEWEKKFYAEAEALRNRPQA; encoded by the coding sequence ATGACAGACGGCACTGCTGACGCAACCCTTTCCCAAGCATCTCATTCCAAGACAGACGGCCAGGCCTTCGGCACCAGCGGTATCGCCCCGATGGGCCGCCCGAGCGCCGTTACACGGTTCTTCATGGGCATCGTCGCATGGGCGGAGAAGCTGAATTTCAAATATGCCAAGCTCGGCAACCCGCCGGTCTACGAGAACGCGACCTTTCCCTGGGCCGCTGAGGTGGAGAAGGCCTGGCCTGAAATCCGCAGCGAGCTTGATCGCGTCCTTGTGCGCCAGAGCGAACTGCCGACCTTCCAGGACATCTCCACCGACGTAAAGACGATCTCGACCGATTCAGGCTGGAAGACGTTCTTCCTGCTCGGCTTCGGCGTCAAAGCCGAACAGAACATTGCTGCTTGCCCGAAGACCTGGGAAGCAGTGCAGAAGATCCCGGGGCTGAAGACCGCGATGTTCTCGATCTTCGAGCCGGGCAAGCATCTGCCGGCGCACCGCGGTCCCTACAACGGCGTGCTGCGCCTGCATGTCGGCATGATCGTGCCGGAACCGGCTGACAAGCTTGCAATTCGCGTCAAGGACCAGATCTGCCATTGGCAGGAAGGCAAGGCGCTGATCTTCGACGACGCCTATGAGCACGAAGCGTGGAACCATACGGACAAGACGCGCGTGGTTCTGTTTGTCGACTTCGTCAAGCCTCTGAAGTTCCCAGCGCGCTTCGTCAATTGGGCGCTGATGAACCTTGCCGTTTTCACGCCGTTTATTCGCGAGGGGCTGGATAACCACAAGGAGTGGGAAAAGAAGTTCTATGCCGAAGCGGAAGCGCTGAGAAATCGGCCGCAGGCATAA
- a CDS encoding DUF2325 domain-containing protein produces MARKAKKGSNRDIRVSAVSEAAQDSAGRSKLDGRSFLYVGGRDCQVAHLRQIASTFGAELIHHDGGLREAVSRIDTVLPSVDCVFCPIDCISHDACLRVKTGCKKFGKAFIPLRNGSKSSLERALHTMNERDSTR; encoded by the coding sequence ATGGCTCGCAAGGCAAAGAAGGGTTCGAACCGGGATATCCGCGTTTCCGCGGTTTCCGAAGCGGCGCAGGATAGCGCCGGACGGTCCAAACTCGATGGACGTAGTTTTCTCTATGTCGGCGGCCGGGATTGCCAGGTTGCGCATCTTCGTCAGATCGCAAGCACGTTCGGTGCTGAACTGATCCATCACGATGGCGGACTGCGCGAAGCGGTATCACGTATCGATACGGTCCTGCCTTCGGTCGACTGCGTCTTCTGCCCGATCGACTGTATCAGCCACGATGCCTGCCTTCGCGTGAAGACCGGCTGCAAGAAGTTCGGCAAGGCCTTCATCCCGTTGCGAAACGGCAGCAAGTCCAGCCTCGAGCGTGCGCTGCACACCATGAACGAACGAGATTCTACCCGATGA
- a CDS encoding DUF1656 domain-containing protein, producing MRPEVDLYGVFIPTLGAIAVVAFVLNAILRRVLAYAGFYRLVWHRPLFDTAMYFCLLGALALYLNKVSL from the coding sequence ATGAGACCGGAAGTCGATCTTTATGGCGTCTTCATCCCCACGCTCGGCGCCATCGCCGTTGTCGCTTTTGTCCTCAATGCCATCCTGAGACGCGTGCTGGCCTATGCCGGTTTCTATCGCCTCGTCTGGCATCGGCCGCTCTTCGATACGGCGATGTATTTCTGCCTGCTCGGTGCGCTGGCCCTCTATCTCAATAAGGTGTCGTTATGA
- a CDS encoding adenylate/guanylate cyclase domain-containing protein yields the protein MDDRHVIEITAWLMQCGLKGLSEADLLAGFCERCRANGLAIERSVAVIDALHPIYERRAFRWDSTRIVERVSQYELANPGEFADNWLRSAFHELETSGASEVRRSFGAGAPADFYLLQELKNEGYTDFIAMAHRFGEGGSIGDIDCFFSHFATRAHGGFSDGDLASLRELLPCLALAVKCVTVSGVAGTIAKVYLGQDAADQVLHGKITRGRSDRISAALWFSDLANFTYISDTVDPEEIIPMLNDYADAVISSIQEAGGEVLKLMGDGTLAIFKGQKPSEACAAALTARALLDRRLSDLTARRRIEGRPVTDVYLGLHMGDVFYGNIGSKDRLDFTVIGPAVNEVSRIVSLCRSLQRQVLMSASFAAIVPPTQMESLLSIGQHVLRGVNRAQELFTMLPGI from the coding sequence GTGGATGATCGCCACGTCATAGAAATCACCGCATGGCTGATGCAATGCGGGCTGAAGGGGCTATCGGAGGCCGACCTGCTTGCTGGTTTTTGCGAGCGCTGCCGCGCAAATGGGCTGGCGATCGAACGCTCGGTCGCCGTCATCGATGCCCTGCACCCGATCTACGAACGCCGCGCCTTTCGCTGGGACAGCACCCGCATCGTCGAGCGGGTCTCGCAATACGAGCTCGCCAATCCCGGCGAGTTTGCCGACAACTGGCTGCGCTCGGCGTTCCATGAGCTTGAGACAAGCGGCGCAAGCGAAGTGCGTCGCAGCTTTGGCGCGGGCGCGCCGGCTGATTTCTATCTCCTGCAGGAGCTGAAGAACGAAGGTTACACCGATTTCATCGCGATGGCGCACCGCTTCGGCGAAGGCGGGTCGATCGGCGACATCGACTGCTTCTTCTCGCATTTCGCGACACGCGCTCACGGAGGCTTCAGCGATGGTGATCTTGCCTCGCTGCGTGAATTGCTGCCCTGCCTCGCGCTGGCGGTGAAATGCGTCACGGTCAGCGGGGTTGCCGGCACCATCGCCAAGGTCTATCTCGGCCAGGACGCCGCCGACCAGGTGCTGCACGGCAAGATCACGCGAGGACGAAGCGACCGTATCTCGGCCGCGTTGTGGTTCTCGGATCTGGCGAACTTCACCTATATTTCAGACACGGTGGATCCCGAAGAGATCATTCCGATGCTCAACGACTATGCCGACGCGGTCATCTCCTCGATCCAGGAGGCCGGTGGCGAAGTTCTGAAGCTGATGGGTGATGGCACGCTCGCAATCTTCAAGGGACAGAAGCCGAGCGAAGCATGCGCTGCCGCGCTGACCGCGCGTGCGCTGCTCGACCGGCGCTTGTCTGATCTCACCGCCCGGCGCCGGATCGAGGGGCGGCCGGTAACGGACGTCTATCTCGGACTGCATATGGGCGACGTCTTCTACGGCAACATCGGCAGCAAGGATCGGCTCGACTTCACGGTCATCGGCCCGGCCGTGAACGAGGTCAGCCGTATCGTGTCGCTTTGTCGTTCACTGCAGCGTCAGGTGCTGATGTCCGCCAGTTTCGCGGCCATCGTGCCGCCGACGCAGATGGAGAGTCTCCTGTCGATCGGCCAGCACGTTCTTCGCGGCGTCAACCGGGCACAGGAACTCTTCACGATGCTGCCGGGCATCTAA
- a CDS encoding DUF1236 domain-containing protein, with the protein MYKALLVGGAIALSSLATNAWADGTLTGAAGGAVTGAIVGGPIGAAVGGVAGAVAGAAIDPPPREVVTYVEAQPVPTTPVVIEQPIVVGKPIPADVVVTPVPDNPHYAYTIVNDRHVIVEPQTHRVVQVIE; encoded by the coding sequence ATGTACAAGGCTCTACTTGTCGGCGGTGCGATCGCGCTGTCTTCCCTGGCCACGAATGCGTGGGCCGATGGAACGTTGACCGGCGCTGCTGGCGGTGCGGTAACCGGCGCCATCGTGGGCGGCCCGATTGGCGCTGCGGTGGGTGGTGTTGCAGGCGCCGTCGCAGGTGCCGCTATCGATCCCCCGCCACGCGAAGTCGTGACCTATGTCGAAGCGCAGCCAGTGCCGACAACCCCTGTCGTGATCGAGCAGCCGATCGTGGTCGGCAAACCTATTCCAGCCGATGTCGTCGTGACCCCGGTTCCCGACAATCCGCACTACGCCTACACAATCGTCAACGACCGCCACGTGATCGTGGAGCCGCAGACGCACCGTGTCGTCCAGGTCATCGAATGA
- a CDS encoding antibiotic biosynthesis monooxygenase family protein — translation MYIAMNRFKVAVGQEAEFETVWRNRDSSLSEMPGFVEFRLLRGRTNAEEGYTLFASHTIWRSEEDFRNWTTSENFRAAHRNAGERKAMYLGPPVFEGFNVVEGV, via the coding sequence ATGTATATCGCCATGAACCGTTTCAAGGTTGCCGTTGGGCAGGAAGCTGAGTTCGAGACCGTCTGGCGCAACCGGGATTCCAGTCTCTCGGAGATGCCGGGCTTCGTGGAGTTCCGCTTGCTGCGCGGCAGGACGAATGCTGAGGAGGGATACACCTTGTTTGCCTCGCACACGATCTGGCGCAGCGAAGAGGACTTTCGGAACTGGACGACCTCGGAGAACTTCCGTGCCGCTCATCGCAATGCCGGCGAACGCAAGGCGATGTATCTCGGCCCGCCGGTTTTTGAGGGTTTCAACGTCGTCGAGGGCGTCTAA
- a CDS encoding MarR family winged helix-turn-helix transcriptional regulator, which translates to MNKTWAEFAPLLMICGRGWRRALNAVLTEHKLSDASAAPLITLLRHGDRIPQNVLAERVGVEGPTLVRVLDSLENDGLICRVPDEADRRIKLVQLTGGGTAVAERAESCAAELREQILSDIDPNKVEAALMVLRAIADKTAALTGMQDNEE; encoded by the coding sequence ATGAACAAGACGTGGGCCGAGTTTGCGCCTTTGCTGATGATCTGCGGGCGCGGTTGGCGCCGGGCGTTGAACGCCGTTTTGACCGAACACAAGCTTTCCGATGCCAGCGCTGCGCCGCTGATTACGTTGCTGCGCCATGGTGACCGGATACCGCAGAATGTGCTGGCCGAGCGCGTCGGCGTGGAAGGGCCGACGCTCGTTCGCGTTCTCGACAGTTTGGAGAATGACGGCTTGATCTGCCGGGTCCCCGATGAGGCGGACAGACGGATCAAGCTGGTGCAACTCACCGGAGGGGGCACAGCGGTCGCCGAGCGCGCCGAAAGCTGTGCGGCAGAGCTGCGAGAGCAAATCCTTAGCGACATCGATCCCAACAAGGTCGAAGCCGCTCTGATGGTTCTGCGCGCCATCGCGGACAAGACCGCGGCCCTAACCGGAATGCAGGATAATGAAGAATAA
- a CDS encoding SMR family transporter, translated as MAVYSLLLVAIVLEVIGTTALQLSQQFSRIGPSVVMVVCYAAAFYCLSLTLKVIPVGIAYAIWSALGIVLISLVGLVYFKQRLDLPAMLGLGLIIAGVLVVNLFSKSVSH; from the coding sequence ATCGCCGTATATTCATTGTTGCTCGTTGCAATCGTGCTCGAGGTCATCGGGACGACGGCGCTGCAGTTGTCGCAGCAGTTCAGCCGGATCGGGCCGAGCGTCGTGATGGTTGTCTGCTATGCCGCGGCGTTCTACTGCCTGTCGCTGACGCTGAAGGTGATCCCGGTCGGGATCGCCTACGCCATCTGGAGCGCGCTCGGAATCGTGCTGATCTCGCTGGTCGGGCTTGTCTACTTCAAGCAGCGCCTGGATCTGCCCGCGATGCTTGGGCTTGGATTGATCATTGCCGGCGTTCTGGTGGTCAACCTGTTCTCCAAATCGGTCTCCCATTGA
- a CDS encoding efflux transporter outer membrane subunit produces the protein MRKYAALAALSVLAGCVSGPDHVPPEMPLPAKFKEGGTKSDGDVAMATWWTAYRDTRLNGLVGQGLNENLSIQQSLERINAAASNVTVAGAGSLPSLVVGADHTVSGSMGERRTSIGATNTTTGTASVSWLLDLFGQYRRSKESAQASLDAAYSTADVAKLTYIQDLVNSYIDLRYYQERIALSKANLKSRQETYELTKFQLDAGAASRLDVVQAEGLVQSTQAEIPGLETNARVSAHHIATLLGKPAGSMVDELLRGSTQPIFRGGIKSGVPADLIRNRPDIRVAERNLAAATADIGVAISQLYPTITLSGAISPSYVRPVGANGGLTTWSFGPTLTLPIFDGGRLRANVDIAKSTAKTQYLAWKQTVLEAVEEVENALSAVRRDAQTVESLRAQVKTTQETLDLSTASYKDGASSLLDVLDAQRQVSLAQASLAAAVQQMAKDYVSLNIAIGGGYTPDGKPTVAPPKAS, from the coding sequence ATGCGCAAGTACGCAGCCCTCGCCGCACTATCTGTTCTCGCGGGCTGCGTGAGCGGTCCGGATCACGTGCCTCCGGAGATGCCGCTTCCGGCCAAGTTCAAGGAAGGCGGCACGAAGAGCGACGGCGACGTTGCGATGGCCACCTGGTGGACGGCCTATCGCGACACGCGCCTGAACGGTCTTGTCGGCCAGGGCCTGAATGAGAACCTGTCGATCCAGCAGTCGCTGGAGCGCATCAATGCCGCAGCGTCGAACGTGACGGTTGCCGGCGCCGGCTCGCTGCCGAGCCTGGTGGTCGGAGCCGACCACACGGTCAGCGGCAGCATGGGCGAGCGCCGCACCTCGATCGGCGCCACCAACACCACGACGGGCACGGCCAGCGTCTCGTGGCTGCTCGACCTGTTCGGCCAATACCGCCGTTCGAAGGAAAGCGCCCAGGCTTCGCTCGATGCCGCCTACTCGACCGCCGATGTCGCCAAGCTCACCTACATCCAGGATCTGGTGAACTCCTACATCGACCTGCGCTACTATCAGGAGCGCATCGCGCTCTCGAAGGCGAACCTGAAGTCGCGTCAGGAAACCTACGAGCTGACCAAGTTCCAGCTCGATGCCGGCGCCGCCTCGCGCCTCGACGTCGTCCAGGCCGAGGGTCTGGTGCAGTCGACGCAGGCCGAAATCCCCGGCCTCGAAACCAATGCCCGCGTCTCGGCCCACCATATCGCCACCCTGCTCGGCAAGCCTGCCGGCTCGATGGTCGACGAGTTGCTGCGCGGCTCGACACAGCCGATCTTCCGCGGCGGCATCAAGTCGGGCGTTCCGGCTGACCTGATCCGCAACCGTCCCGACATCCGCGTTGCCGAGCGCAATCTGGCTGCGGCGACCGCAGATATCGGCGTTGCGATCTCGCAGCTCTACCCGACCATCACCCTGTCGGGTGCGATCTCGCCCTCCTACGTGCGCCCTGTCGGCGCCAATGGCGGCCTGACGACCTGGTCCTTCGGCCCGACGCTGACGCTGCCGATCTTCGACGGCGGTCGCCTGCGCGCCAATGTCGACATCGCCAAGTCGACGGCCAAGACCCAATACCTCGCCTGGAAGCAGACGGTTCTGGAAGCGGTCGAGGAAGTCGAAAACGCGCTGTCGGCGGTGCGCCGCGATGCGCAGACGGTCGAGTCGCTGCGTGCCCAGGTCAAGACGACCCAGGAGACGCTGGATCTGTCGACCGCCAGCTACAAGGACGGCGCCTCCTCGCTGCTCGACGTCCTCGACGCCCAGCGTCAGGTCTCGCTCGCCCAGGCAAGCCTGGCCGCAGCCGTCCAGCAGATGGCCAAGGACTACGTCTCCCTCAACATCGCCATCGGCGGCGGGTACACACCAGACGGAAAACCAACCGTCGCCCCGCCAAAGGCAAGCTGA
- a CDS encoding FUSC family protein: MKNNQSVVAPTVGDVLFSLKTFAAAMLALLIALYFDLTNPYWAVGTVYIVAHPLSGANTSKAIYRLLGTALGGTMTVIMIPNLVSSPELLTLAISLWMAFCLGVSLLDRTPRSYTFMLAGYTTALTGFPIVASPDTAFTYATARVEEIALGIICAAVVNRIFFPRHAGPVLSARIDAWLKDGAELAIGTLKGKGRELELQAAARRLAADAVDLHSFTTHVAYDTSDLRDMVGRARTLQQRMVAMLPIVSGLSDVLHAFDKATDGKLTPAVNELIERVTVFITSKTVLSEDERQQLLALMDTAEQEGRELQEWTGLLAHNFVARLRDLLQIWGDCLVLRQDIESGTRHDLRWKRFGTLFDHTPIHKDYGMAIHSGLSVMLATFVATGIWIYTGWPQGSAAAMMAGVLCCIFSTMDDPAPMMLKFLYVAIVTVVVAFIFEYGLMPLVHGYVPLAAALGLVLVPAGLMMTRPSLALYGLGFCVNFPNMLSLQDRLNLDLASFLNSNLAMIVGLIIACGTTALVRSVGAEWTAYRVLRSGWADIVAVARKADSPDFTKLLYRMVDRFGLVAPRLAMIPAESAVAQADILRDLRNGLNTMELQRHRQLLSLDKRDAIDIVLSGVAAHYQQKQKQRDAQPGEGLLDALDRALMQLIGLTRSSAVEGACRAITALRYSLYPDAAATLPIVGSRAGLHIVKENAA; the protein is encoded by the coding sequence ATGAAGAATAACCAGAGTGTCGTCGCCCCGACCGTGGGCGACGTTCTTTTCTCACTGAAGACCTTTGCCGCAGCGATGCTTGCGCTTCTGATCGCGCTCTACTTCGACCTGACGAACCCATATTGGGCCGTCGGAACGGTCTATATCGTTGCGCATCCGCTGTCGGGTGCGAACACCTCCAAGGCGATCTATCGACTGCTCGGGACCGCGCTCGGTGGCACCATGACCGTTATCATGATCCCCAATCTTGTCAGCTCGCCTGAGCTGCTGACGCTGGCGATCTCCTTGTGGATGGCATTCTGCCTTGGCGTCAGCCTGCTTGATCGCACGCCGCGCAGCTACACCTTCATGCTGGCCGGATACACGACGGCGCTTACCGGCTTTCCGATCGTTGCGAGCCCGGATACGGCGTTCACCTACGCGACTGCCCGCGTCGAGGAAATCGCGCTCGGGATCATTTGCGCGGCAGTCGTCAATCGCATTTTCTTTCCGCGCCACGCCGGTCCGGTGCTGTCGGCGCGTATTGACGCCTGGCTGAAGGACGGCGCCGAACTGGCGATCGGCACGCTGAAAGGGAAGGGCCGCGAGCTTGAGCTCCAGGCTGCCGCCCGCCGCCTTGCCGCCGATGCCGTCGATCTGCACAGCTTCACAACGCATGTCGCCTACGACACGTCCGATCTGCGCGATATGGTCGGCCGCGCCAGAACGCTGCAGCAGCGCATGGTCGCCATGCTGCCGATCGTTTCCGGGCTTTCCGATGTGCTGCATGCCTTCGACAAGGCGACCGACGGCAAGCTGACGCCTGCCGTCAATGAACTGATCGAGCGCGTCACGGTGTTCATCACCTCCAAGACCGTTCTCAGCGAGGACGAGCGGCAGCAGCTGCTTGCCCTGATGGATACCGCTGAACAGGAAGGTCGCGAGCTGCAGGAATGGACCGGGCTGCTTGCCCATAACTTTGTGGCTCGCCTGCGCGATCTGCTGCAGATCTGGGGTGACTGCCTGGTGCTGCGCCAGGATATCGAATCCGGTACGCGGCATGATCTGCGCTGGAAGCGTTTCGGCACTCTTTTCGATCACACGCCGATCCACAAGGACTACGGGATGGCGATCCATTCCGGCCTCTCCGTGATGCTCGCGACGTTCGTTGCGACAGGCATCTGGATCTACACCGGCTGGCCGCAGGGAAGTGCCGCAGCGATGATGGCCGGCGTGCTCTGCTGCATCTTCTCGACGATGGACGATCCGGCGCCGATGATGCTGAAGTTTCTTTACGTCGCCATCGTCACCGTCGTCGTAGCCTTCATCTTCGAATACGGCCTGATGCCGCTGGTGCATGGCTACGTTCCGCTTGCCGCGGCGCTGGGTCTGGTGCTGGTGCCGGCCGGTCTGATGATGACGCGACCCAGCCTTGCCCTCTATGGCCTGGGATTCTGTGTGAATTTTCCGAACATGCTGAGCTTGCAGGATCGGCTCAACCTCGATCTCGCTTCCTTCCTCAACTCGAACCTGGCCATGATCGTCGGCCTGATCATCGCTTGCGGAACGACTGCACTTGTTCGCTCCGTCGGAGCCGAATGGACAGCCTACCGGGTGCTGCGTTCGGGCTGGGCTGACATCGTGGCGGTTGCGCGCAAGGCAGACAGCCCTGATTTCACCAAGCTTCTCTACCGCATGGTGGATCGGTTCGGGCTCGTTGCACCGCGTCTGGCAATGATCCCGGCGGAGTCGGCCGTTGCCCAGGCCGATATCCTGCGCGATCTGCGCAATGGCCTGAACACGATGGAACTGCAGCGGCACCGGCAGTTGCTGTCACTCGACAAGCGCGACGCCATCGACATCGTGCTCTCGGGTGTTGCCGCCCATTACCAGCAGAAGCAGAAGCAGCGCGACGCGCAGCCCGGCGAAGGTCTGCTCGATGCGCTCGACCGGGCGCTGATGCAGCTGATCGGTCTTACGCGGTCGTCGGCCGTGGAAGGCGCATGCCGTGCGATCACGGCGCTTCGCTACAGCCTTTATCCGGATGCCGCCGCGACGCTGCCGATCGTCGGCAGCAGGGCAGGCCTCCACATCGTCAAGGAGAACGCAGCATGA
- a CDS encoding group II truncated hemoglobin, whose amino-acid sequence MSEEVITLYQAIGGDEAVRALSRRFYELMDTLPEATHVRAVHPPTLDGSEEKFYEYITGYLGGPPLYTDKRGHPRLRSRHFVAEIGPLERDEWLLCFRRALDETIDNPKLREIIWPPVERLAYHMQNKE is encoded by the coding sequence GTGAGCGAAGAAGTCATTACGCTTTATCAGGCGATCGGCGGCGATGAGGCCGTACGCGCCTTGTCACGCCGCTTTTACGAGTTGATGGACACCTTGCCGGAGGCCACACACGTCCGCGCGGTGCATCCGCCCACACTCGATGGAAGCGAAGAGAAGTTCTACGAGTACATCACCGGCTACCTGGGCGGTCCGCCGCTCTATACCGACAAGCGCGGGCACCCGCGCCTCCGCAGCAGGCATTTCGTCGCCGAGATCGGGCCGCTGGAGCGGGACGAGTGGCTTCTGTGCTTCCGCCGCGCTTTGGATGAGACCATCGACAATCCGAAGCTGCGCGAAATCATCTGGCCGCCGGTCGAGCGGCTTGCCTACCACATGCAAAACAAGGAATAG
- a CDS encoding efflux RND transporter periplasmic adaptor subunit — protein sequence MKSLLAYSGRFLLTGAVVALAGVLGWHLWDYYMDEPWTRDGKVRADVVRIASDVSGIVSEVDASDNQAVHKGDVIFRIDQARFELALRQAEAQMESAKATLDMANSDLDLYRKLGESSVTRQKIQQAETTVQQDEAAYHQAVVSRDTAQLNLDRSVVRAPVNGILTNFSMRPGNYVTAGSAVTALIDSDSYYISGYFEENKLDRIKVGDEALVYLMGSKTPLKGHVAGVAGGIEDRERSDTAAQLANVNPTFTWVRLAQRVPVRVALDDLPQGTALVAGRTASVTITE from the coding sequence ATGAAATCGCTTCTCGCATACTCCGGCCGTTTCCTGCTCACTGGCGCTGTCGTGGCGCTGGCCGGTGTTCTTGGCTGGCATCTTTGGGACTACTACATGGACGAGCCCTGGACGCGTGACGGCAAGGTGCGCGCCGATGTCGTGCGTATCGCCTCCGACGTCTCGGGCATTGTCAGCGAAGTCGATGCTTCCGACAATCAGGCTGTCCACAAGGGTGACGTGATCTTCCGCATCGACCAGGCTCGTTTCGAGCTGGCGCTGCGGCAGGCCGAAGCGCAGATGGAAAGCGCCAAGGCGACGCTCGACATGGCCAACAGCGACCTCGATCTCTACCGCAAGCTGGGCGAGAGCTCTGTGACCCGCCAGAAGATCCAGCAGGCCGAGACGACCGTCCAGCAGGATGAGGCCGCCTATCACCAGGCTGTCGTCAGCCGCGATACTGCCCAACTCAATCTGGACCGGTCCGTCGTCCGTGCGCCCGTCAACGGCATACTCACGAACTTCTCGATGCGGCCTGGCAACTACGTGACGGCGGGCAGTGCCGTCACGGCGCTGATCGACAGCGATTCCTACTACATCTCCGGCTACTTCGAGGAAAACAAGCTCGATCGCATCAAGGTCGGCGATGAGGCGCTTGTCTATCTGATGGGCAGCAAGACACCGCTCAAGGGCCACGTCGCCGGTGTTGCCGGTGGCATAGAGGACCGCGAACGCAGCGACACCGCCGCCCAGCTCGCGAACGTCAATCCGACCTTTACATGGGTTCGGCTCGCGCAGCGCGTGCCGGTGCGTGTCGCGCTCGACGATCTGCCTCAAGGGACGGCGCTTGTCGCCGGCCGCACGGCAAGCGTGACCATCACCGAATGA